The Gymnogyps californianus isolate 813 chromosome 5, ASM1813914v2, whole genome shotgun sequence genome contains a region encoding:
- the SPINT1 gene encoding kunitz-type protease inhibitor 1 isoform X2, translated as MARGSSGPWFVLWVCLVLAVDFGEGQEKKPFGETCLEDFTAGMPDLVLDTDASVQNGATFLSSPMVHRSRDCMRACCKDPACNLALVEQVPGTEEDHIQGCFLLNCLYEQAFVCRFARKIGFLNFLRKDVYDSYLAMQDHRSSDDHPPTARTGMDMRVQPGEPVMLRGTESTDDRGIVSYEWKQILGDPSVEMKKHEEDQVEISNLQAGTYVFQLTVTDTAQQQDFTNITIMVLNSEQTEEHCLTPKKVGWCRGSFPRWFYNPSLQQCEEFIFGGCKPNKNNYLQEEECKLACKNVRGSVGGRQQPVCNGNCQSPFFRCKDGCCIDAYLECDETLDCADGSDEMYCEQYAREFNRLQKINVTRKQDHCVDLPDTGQCTESIPRWYYNPFSEKCDPFTYGGCGGNDNNFEEEEECMKSCSGITKADAIGRRWESFESQSAILSAFEVVIAVLLGICIMVVLAIIGYFFLKNRKKNSRRRQPTTATNSTLSTTEDTEHLFYSSATKPV; from the exons ATGGCCAGAGGGAGTTCGGGTCCATGGTTTGTGCTCTGGGTCTGCTTGGTGCTGGCGGTGGACTTCGGCGAAGGGCAGGAGAAAAAACCATTCGGTGAAACGTGCCTGGAGGACTTTACGGCAGGGATGCCAGATTTGGTGCTGGATACAGACGCCTCCGTCCAGAATGGAGCCACCTTCTTGTCATCCCCCATGGTCCATCGGAGTAGGGACTGCATGAGAGCCTGCTGTAAGGACCCTGCTTGTAACTTGGCTCTCGTGGAGCAGGTCCCGGGCACAGAGGAAGACCACATCCAGGGCTGCTTTCTCCTCAACTGCCTCTACGAGCAGGCTTTCGTCTGCAGATTTGCCAGGAAGATCGGCTTTCTCAACTTCTTGAGGAAGGATGTGTACGATTCCTACCTGGCGATGCAGGATCACAGATCTAGTG atgaCCATCCTCCAACAGCCCGCACTGGCATGGACATGAGGGTACAGCCAGGGGAGCCAGTGATGCTGAGAGGCACAGAGAGCACGGATGACCGAGGGATAGTCAGCTATGAATGGAAACAGATCCTTGGCGACCCCTCCGTGGAGATGAAG AAGCACGAAGAAGATCAGGTAGAAATCTCCAACCTACAGGCGGGGACTTACGTCTTCCAGCTTACTGTCACAGACACTGCACAACAGCAAGACTTCACCAACATCACCATCATGGTGCTGAATTCTGAGCAGACTGAAG AGCATTGTTTGACTCCTAAGAAGGTGGGTTGGTGTCGGGGATCTTTTCCACGTTGGTTTTACAACCCAAGCCTTCAGCAGTGTGAGGAGTTCATTTTTGGCGGCTGCAAGCCCAACAAGAATAACTACTTGCAGGAAGAGGAGTGTAAACTCGCCTGCAAGAATGTTAGAG GCTCTGTTGGTGGGCGACAACAGCCAG TGTGCAATGGGAACTGTCAGTCCCCCTTCTTCAGATGCAAGGATGGCTGCTGCATTGATGCTTATCTGGAGTGTGATGAAACTCTCGACTGTGCTGATGGATCAGACGAGATGTATTGTGAACAAT ATGCTCGTGAGTTCAACAGACTGCAGAAAATCAATGTCACACGTAAACAAG ATCACTGTGTGGACTTGCCTGATACTGGACAGTGCACCGAGAGCATCCCCCGCTGGTACTATAACCCATTCTCTGAGAAATGTGACCCCTTCACCTATGGGGGCTGTGGTGGCAACGACAACAActttgaagaagaggaagagtgCATGAAATCATGTTCAGGCATCACAA AAGCAGATGCCATTGGCCGCAGATGGGAATCATTTGAGTCTCAAAGTGCTATCTTAA GTGCCTTTGAGGTCGTGATTGCCGTGCTCCTCGGGATCTGCATCATGGTGGTCCTGGCGATCATCGGCTACTTCTTcctgaagaacaggaagaagaacagCCGCCGCCGTCAGCCGACCACTGCTACCAACTCAACCCTCTCCACCACAGAGGACACTGAGCATCTGTTTTACAGCAGTGCCACAAAACCAGTCTGA
- the SPINT1 gene encoding kunitz-type protease inhibitor 1 isoform X1 translates to MHLDTVPLSFIYLLPSFRKGLRSQGGEDQGAKMARGSSGPWFVLWVCLVLAVDFGEGQEKKPFGETCLEDFTAGMPDLVLDTDASVQNGATFLSSPMVHRSRDCMRACCKDPACNLALVEQVPGTEEDHIQGCFLLNCLYEQAFVCRFARKIGFLNFLRKDVYDSYLAMQDHRSSDDHPPTARTGMDMRVQPGEPVMLRGTESTDDRGIVSYEWKQILGDPSVEMKKHEEDQVEISNLQAGTYVFQLTVTDTAQQQDFTNITIMVLNSEQTEEHCLTPKKVGWCRGSFPRWFYNPSLQQCEEFIFGGCKPNKNNYLQEEECKLACKNVRGSVGGRQQPVCNGNCQSPFFRCKDGCCIDAYLECDETLDCADGSDEMYCEQYAREFNRLQKINVTRKQDHCVDLPDTGQCTESIPRWYYNPFSEKCDPFTYGGCGGNDNNFEEEEECMKSCSGITKADAIGRRWESFESQSAILSAFEVVIAVLLGICIMVVLAIIGYFFLKNRKKNSRRRQPTTATNSTLSTTEDTEHLFYSSATKPV, encoded by the exons ATGCACCTGGACACCGTCCCTCTCAGCTTCATCtaccttctcccttcctttaGGAAAGGATTAAGGTCTCAAGGCGGTGAGGATCAGGGCGCCAAGATGGCCAGAGGGAGTTCGGGTCCATGGTTTGTGCTCTGGGTCTGCTTGGTGCTGGCGGTGGACTTCGGCGAAGGGCAGGAGAAAAAACCATTCGGTGAAACGTGCCTGGAGGACTTTACGGCAGGGATGCCAGATTTGGTGCTGGATACAGACGCCTCCGTCCAGAATGGAGCCACCTTCTTGTCATCCCCCATGGTCCATCGGAGTAGGGACTGCATGAGAGCCTGCTGTAAGGACCCTGCTTGTAACTTGGCTCTCGTGGAGCAGGTCCCGGGCACAGAGGAAGACCACATCCAGGGCTGCTTTCTCCTCAACTGCCTCTACGAGCAGGCTTTCGTCTGCAGATTTGCCAGGAAGATCGGCTTTCTCAACTTCTTGAGGAAGGATGTGTACGATTCCTACCTGGCGATGCAGGATCACAGATCTAGTG atgaCCATCCTCCAACAGCCCGCACTGGCATGGACATGAGGGTACAGCCAGGGGAGCCAGTGATGCTGAGAGGCACAGAGAGCACGGATGACCGAGGGATAGTCAGCTATGAATGGAAACAGATCCTTGGCGACCCCTCCGTGGAGATGAAG AAGCACGAAGAAGATCAGGTAGAAATCTCCAACCTACAGGCGGGGACTTACGTCTTCCAGCTTACTGTCACAGACACTGCACAACAGCAAGACTTCACCAACATCACCATCATGGTGCTGAATTCTGAGCAGACTGAAG AGCATTGTTTGACTCCTAAGAAGGTGGGTTGGTGTCGGGGATCTTTTCCACGTTGGTTTTACAACCCAAGCCTTCAGCAGTGTGAGGAGTTCATTTTTGGCGGCTGCAAGCCCAACAAGAATAACTACTTGCAGGAAGAGGAGTGTAAACTCGCCTGCAAGAATGTTAGAG GCTCTGTTGGTGGGCGACAACAGCCAG TGTGCAATGGGAACTGTCAGTCCCCCTTCTTCAGATGCAAGGATGGCTGCTGCATTGATGCTTATCTGGAGTGTGATGAAACTCTCGACTGTGCTGATGGATCAGACGAGATGTATTGTGAACAAT ATGCTCGTGAGTTCAACAGACTGCAGAAAATCAATGTCACACGTAAACAAG ATCACTGTGTGGACTTGCCTGATACTGGACAGTGCACCGAGAGCATCCCCCGCTGGTACTATAACCCATTCTCTGAGAAATGTGACCCCTTCACCTATGGGGGCTGTGGTGGCAACGACAACAActttgaagaagaggaagagtgCATGAAATCATGTTCAGGCATCACAA AAGCAGATGCCATTGGCCGCAGATGGGAATCATTTGAGTCTCAAAGTGCTATCTTAA GTGCCTTTGAGGTCGTGATTGCCGTGCTCCTCGGGATCTGCATCATGGTGGTCCTGGCGATCATCGGCTACTTCTTcctgaagaacaggaagaagaacagCCGCCGCCGTCAGCCGACCACTGCTACCAACTCAACCCTCTCCACCACAGAGGACACTGAGCATCTGTTTTACAGCAGTGCCACAAAACCAGTCTGA